AACCGATCAAGAACCAAGAACGAATGTTGCACTGCAAGCACCGTGTCGGCATCACCGCGTTGGGGAGCTGCAACAAAATTCCATCCTTCGGTTAGCGATGCTTGTGGCGGGACTGTGGTAGCTGATTGCGTAGCCAATTCAACGTCCAACGAGAAGGTGTCTGGTTGGCCACTGGCCCCCTCTGTTGCGATAGCAATCGCATCAAGTGCGTTGAGTGTGGTGCTCTCAAAATCGGTGACTGGTGTCCACTCCCCATCAACGAACCGAAATACGGTATATCCTTCCGCTGTCGGATCGACGATATCTGCAAGTGTTCCTTGCGTTTCGCCGGGAATACCAAGCGAGTACATCTCCCCATCGTTGGGGATTTCGAATGTGTACGTCAGATTCGATTGATCAATGTTTTCAAATACAGTGACAGTACTGCTTGCTTGCGCCTCAGTATCGGTCACGTCAAAATTGAAGTTGTAGTCCTCCGACGGAATATCAGTAAAGTCAACGTCGTTCTCAGTATCCTGGACGTTTATCAGAGCGATTCTGTCATCGCTTCTGCTATTCTCTGTGGTGTATATTGCTGCATTGAATGGACCAAACCCAGCACTTGAATCGTCCACCCCCTCATCGACCCGATTATTTAGTGCTGTTTGAAGATCCGTCTCCGGGGCAAATATATTGAATAGTTCCTCTGAAGAGAGGTCACCGTTGGCGGTGACGTTGAGGGTGTAGGAGCCACGCGAGGACTCGATGTCGAGTTCCGTGTTCGAGTCCGTGAGGTCGTCGTTCAGGACCGGCATGTCCTCTTCGTCGAAGACAGTTTCGAGGTCTTGGACGCCGACCTCGAAGGTGCCCGATCGGATGAGCTGGCCGTCAGTCGGGAGGTTGCCGTTCTGATCGACGACGAAGTAGTTGCCTGCATCGAGGTCGTCGGTTTCGATCTCGATGACGGCTGCGGTACTAGTCGTGAAGCCGAACTCGCTCGCTGCGCTCGTGAAGTCACTTCCGGACTCAACATCGAGGGCCTTCTGGAACTGGCTGTCGTCGACACTGCCGGCGTCGAAAGCTTCGACGCTACGGAGTTCGTAACTATTCCCACTCGGGTCGATGTCGTCACCGTAGACGTAGACATCCTGTCCTTGGAAGATGAGCGTGCCGGGCGCATCGTAGTTGACGCTGCCGTCAGCTGTGGGATCTTGTCTACCGGAACTGGTGACATCAAAGGATCCAATAGTACTCGCAGTACCACTATTGATATCAACACTGTATGTCAGGCCGAAGGCGGTTCCAGCGGTAGTAGTGTCGATGTTTGTCAGCTGCAGCGAGTCAATTGTGAACGAATTGACTCCTGAGTCAGGAGAGACATCCACCGAAATTGTGTTCGTGCTGAAGCTCGGACTTCCGGAGACACTACCACCGGTGATGTCGCCAGATCCGATTGCGACGCCAGCGCCGGGACTGCCAGATAGTGTGGCACCCGCTGAGCTGCTCAGCGAGGACACGTCAACGTTGACGGTGACCGGGGATCCCGTACCGCCCTCCTGTTGCAGGTCTACTTCAATCGGATCAATGCTCTGCGTGGTGCTGCTCTGTCCAGTCTGAAGCTCTCCTGGCTGGATATTACCCGCATTAGCGAAGGCGGGGTTGTTTGTGTTGGTAATCTCAAAAGATGAGGTCTGTGTATCACCACTGCCAGCAGAACCACCATCACTCTCGAAAGTGTACTGGGTGGACTGGACAGTAGCACTAGATGCGTCAACAGTGATGTCGAAATTCACTGTGATACTAGTGGATGCGGAAGTAGCACTCTCGTCAATAGTGACGGTTACGACCTCACCATTTGATCCAACGCTAGATGTCACAGCACCGGAAACACTCGACGAAGACGAGTCTATCGCTGTGCCAGCGCTACCATCGATATTCTCTACTGAGCTGACCGAGAGGCTAGAATCGGCTTCTGTCATATTAAATGTGACTTGTGCGGATCCGCTAGCTGTTGAGTCATAGTCGGTACCAGCTTCTGCTGTGAATTCTATTGTCTGCGCCTGCGAGCTGCTACTAATGTCCAGATTTGATGTCGTAGTCGTGGACGTTAGCGCAGCGGCTCCGCCAGCAAACGCTACTGTCCCTGCGAAGACCCACAGGAACATGAGCGCTGCCAGGAAGACGGTACGAATTTTTTTTTCAGAGCTAACTATTGAATCCCCAATTCCCATAGGGAGGAACTCTTGTGCTGTAAAATAAGTTTGATGACTAGAAGCAGGACATCGTTGAACGTTATTATAAAAAGATTGTGGATATTGGTGCTCTAGTTTAGCCGCGGCGGTGCGGAATCAACACTTCAGCCGGTGATAGTTGCCGTTCCGTATCTATAATAAGGGTTCAATTCAGATTGCAGAATCGCCCGACAGCGTTCCATCAACAATGTACTTCACAAGAGCGTAGCAGCAAAGAACCTGCTTAACAATACCGTGCAAACGTTATCAAACGTGATCCCTATTCTGTTTCAAGCACGATATTATGATCGCTAAGCTTCTCGTGATTATCAATTGTGTTTTGTTTATAAAATACTGCTCTACAATCCTCACAGCGGTATACCGGAACAGATTGGTCG
The genomic region above belongs to Natronomonas moolapensis 8.8.11 and contains:
- a CDS encoding surface glycoprotein; the encoded protein is MGIGDSIVSSEKKIRTVFLAALMFLWVFAGTVAFAGGAAALTSTTTTSNLDISSSSQAQTIEFTAEAGTDYDSTASGSAQVTFNMTEADSSLSVSSVENIDGSAGTAIDSSSSSVSGAVTSSVGSNGEVVTVTIDESATSASTSITVNFDITVDASSATVQSTQYTFESDGGSAGSGDTQTSSFEITNTNNPAFANAGNIQPGELQTGQSSTTQSIDPIEVDLQQEGGTGSPVTVNVDVSSLSSSAGATLSGSPGAGVAIGSGDITGGSVSGSPSFSTNTISVDVSPDSGVNSFTIDSLQLTNIDTTTAGTAFGLTYSVDINSGTASTIGSFDVTSSGRQDPTADGSVNYDAPGTLIFQGQDVYVYGDDIDPSGNSYELRSVEAFDAGSVDDSQFQKALDVESGSDFTSAASEFGFTTSTAAVIEIETDDLDAGNYFVVDQNGNLPTDGQLIRSGTFEVGVQDLETVFDEEDMPVLNDDLTDSNTELDIESSRGSYTLNVTANGDLSSEELFNIFAPETDLQTALNNRVDEGVDDSSAGFGPFNAAIYTTENSRSDDRIALINVQDTENDVDFTDIPSEDYNFNFDVTDTEAQASSTVTVFENIDQSNLTYTFEIPNDGEMYSLGIPGETQGTLADIVDPTAEGYTVFRFVDGEWTPVTDFESTTLNALDAIAIATEGASGQPDTFSLDVELATQSATTVPPQASLTEGWNFVAAPQRGDADTVLAVQHSFLVLDRFNQPSSEYLRGVGKFNTHYIGSDSQTVSPFKGYYVYAEDDTTLPGVLTGVETRTDVDEQLNLDTFSNPQNAQDELAEAQARINELEDQNAKLEDEVSGLESDVSALESENADLESEIDDLEAELQQCRAEGS